GGATGGTCGGGCCCGAGCTGAGGGCGCAGGCGCGCTCCAGGCAGTTTTCCAGTTCGCGAACGTTGCCGGGCCAATCGTAGCCCATCATGACATTCAGAGCTTCTTCGCTCAACGAACGCTGCGCCCCAGTGTTGCGGGACAGCCGCTCCAGGAAGTGCTCCGCCAGCAGCGGGATGTCCTGCTTGCGGTCGCGCAGCGGCGGGATCCTCAAGCTGAGCACGTTGAGCCGGAAATAGAGATCGCGGCGGAAGGTGCCATCGGCGACGGCGGACTCCAGATCGCGGTTGCTGGCGGCGAGGATGCGAACGTTGATGCCGATGGGCTTGGTGCTGCCCACGGGACGGATTTCCTTCTCCTGGATGGAGCGCAACAGCTTGGCCTGCAAATCGACCGGCAACTCGCCAATTTCATCGAGAAAAACGGTCCCGCCCTGGGCGATGGCCAGCAGGCCTTCCTTGGCGCGGACGGCGCCGGTGAAGGCGCCCCGCACGTAACCGAAAAGTTCGCTCTCAATCAGCGTCGGCACCAGCGAACCGCAATCCACCGGAATGAAGGGCTTGTCGTGGAATGGCCCGGAATAGTGGATGCAGCGCGCCACCAATTCCTTGCCGGTACCGCTCTCGCCCAGGATGAGCACGGGATGGGAGCTCTGCGCCGCCTTGGCGATGATGCGGTAGAGTTTTTCCATCTCCGGCGAGCGGCCAATGATGGAGCCGAAGCCGTGCTTGGAGCGCAGGCGTTCACGAAGCACGCGCTTCTCGGTGGTCAGCTTCAGCTCGTCAATGGCGCGCTCCAGCATCACGCGTAGCTCGTCAAGGGTGAAGGGTTTGCTGATGTAATCGAAGGCGCCCATCTTCATCGCCTGCACCGCGGAAGAAACCGTGGCGTAGCCGGTAATGATGATGATGATGGCGTTGGGCCGGCGCAGCTTGGCGGCGCGCAGGGCTTCCAATCCGCTGGCGCCGGGCAGCCTGAGATCGAGCAGGATGATGTCCACGTTCTGGGCGTCGAGGACCTTGTAAGCATGCTCGGCGGAATCAGCGACGAAGGTGTTGAAGCCGGCGGTTTGAGCGGCCTCCTTGCAACCTTCGCGCACGGCGCGTTCGTCATCCACGACCAGCAGGTTGAGCAGATTGGCGCCCGGGATTTCACGCGCGCCGTTGAGTACGTCCATTGAAGAGATCATGGCAGTTCCCTTTCCGCTTGTGGAGCGCCGGCGGTGACCGGGACCGCCGCGCGATGATCGAGAATTTGGCGAACCTTTTCGGCCAGCAAAGCGCGCGAGAAAGGTTTGCGCAGCAATTGGGCACCGGTCTCGGCTGCGCGGCCCTGGGCCGCATATCCGGAGATAAAGAGGACCTCGGTTTCGCGATGAATGTTCTTTACGTGTTGAGCAACGTCGTAGCCCGACATGCCGGGCATAACGACGTCGGTAATCAAGAGATCGAAACCGCCGGCGTGAGCACGAGCCAAGCGGAGGGCCTGATCGCCGTTGCGGGCCTGCAGCACGTGGTAACCCGCGCCGGTGAGCAGGTGAGCCATCGAGGCGCACACGGCGTGATCGTCTTCGACCAACAGTATGGTTTCCGTTCCCGTGGGGGTGTCGGCGGAGGAAGCCGGTGAGGGTTCCGTGGCCGTGCCGGTCGCGGCGTGGCGTGGCAGGTGAATCGTGATCCGGGTCCCGGCGCCAGGCTTGCTGGAGACCGAAACTGCGCCGCCGCTTTGGGTGACGATGCCGTAGGTCATGGCCATGCCCAGTCCAACGCCCTGACCGGCCGGCTTAGTAGTGAAAAACGGCTCGAAGATGCGGGCACGAACGTTTTCGTCCATGCCGCAGCCGGTATCCACCACGGTCAGGGTCACGTACTGTCCGGGCCGAAGCCCGGGCTGACGCTGAGCGGGGCGGGCTTGGAGCGTGCAAGAACCGGTGGAGATCCGCACCTCGCCACCGCCAGGCATGGCGTCGCGCGCGTTCATGATCAGGTTCAGAATGACTTGCTGCAACTGGGCCGGATCGACGCGGACGGTATCGGACGCGGAATCGAAGTGGGTGATGAGCTTGATGTTTTCACCCAACAGCGGTTCCAGCATGCCGCGCATGGAGGCGACGATCTTGTGCAGCGACACCACCCTCGGGGCAAGCGGCTGTTGACGAGCGAAGGTCAGCAACTGCCGCACGATCGCGGTACCGCGCTGCGCAGCCAGGTGGATCTCTTCGGCTTCGCGCCGGCCACGCGCCTGCTCCATGAGCAGGTCGGAGTACAGGGTGATTGCGGTCAGGACATTGTTGAAGTCATGGGCGACGCCGCCGACCAGGCGGCCCAACGCTTCCATTTTTTCCGATTCGTGAAGGCGATGCTCCAAGCGCTTGCGCTCGGTCACGTCGAGTACGACATGCAGGCACAACCATTGGCGTCCGCGCCGGAACTTCATGGTCGTATTGGAAAATTCCGGCGCTCCATTCGCGGTTTTCTCGGCCCGAGCGTTTGCAATCGACAAGCCCGCGACCCGTTTCCCGAGAACGGCCGCGGAGTTGGAGAATCCGGTCAGGCGGGCATAGGCGGGGTTGGCGTACACCACGCGCCCGGCCTGTTCGACCATAAGACCGTGCGGGCAGTCGTTGGCCGCGGCTTCCAGGAATTCACTCCCGGTAGGGTGGAGGATTGCGGCCCGGGATTTCGAAATGGAACGCGGCATCGCTGTGCCCACCTTCGGGTTGGGCCCAACTTGGTACGAGCGGACCAAGGATAGGTTTTTCCGTTTTGGAATGAAGTGACGTAAATCACAGAGGGAGCGGACTTAAGCAGCGGGTGGATGGGACGCGCCGGGGCTTGCCGGCAGAGCCGGGAAAGTTATTAGGAACCAGTAAGGTGCTGATTGCATTCCATTTTGGGAATGATGCAATTACCGGAATTGCCGGCTTCGGAGCAAGAAAAAGGCGCGCCGCAGCGCGCCTTGGGGGTAGCCATGAAAATTATGATTTTGAGGAATTGGCTACCAAAGGTTGGGTCAAGCGGAATGTGAGACGGCGTTCCGACCCGAAGGAAACGTCCTTCTTGCCGGTCGCATACGCGCCCGCGGTTCCGGCGCCGGCGCCGACGGCGCCGCCAATGAGCGCTCCCTTGCCGCCGCCGGCGATTGCTCCAATCACCGCGCCGGTCCCCGCGCCTCCGCCGATCAGCGCCACGTTGCGCTTTTTGTGGGCGCCTCCGGAAGCGAATACGCTGGAGGTGTGAACGGGCACCGCTTTGCCGTTTAATTCAACCGAAACCAAGGACAAGCGCAGATATCCGGAATTGCTCAACCGTCCTGAGGAACGCGCCGCCAGCACGCGGCCTTTGACAGCGGCTCCGCGCGGCGCAACCGTTTTTCCGTCCGCCATCAGCGGTTCATCGAGCACGGCGGTAAATTCGTCGCCGGTGCGGTTGGAAGCGCTCGAAATTGCATTCTGCAAGCGAACCGAAATCGGGGTGCCGGCCTGTACCGTTACCCCGTCGGGAACCAGCGCATGAGCAGAAGGCGCGCCGGTTTTCCCGTTCGAGAATGGCAGACCCGAGTTACCTTCCGCAGCGGGTTCCGCTGCCTTGACGCTGTCCGGAATTGAGCTGCATCCGGCTGCCAGGATTGCGAGCGCGACCAGCAGCAGCAAAGAAGCAGTAAGCTTGAACTTCATCAGTGACCCTCCTGTGGCTGGGCCTGCACAGAATCAGGGCACTCCAGATGCCAATGTTGATGGTTTGTAATCAACCACTTAGACCCGGTCATCCGAGACTGGTCGTGTAGTTTTTTCCGCGAGCAGGATGGCGTGAACAAAGCCCATGACTAAAAGCCAGGAGCTGCGGTCACCCGCGTAGCTCCTGGCGATGAGAAGCAAGAATATCTCGATGTGGTTACTGCAAACCGCCGCCGGTCGCGCGCACTTCTTGTCCTGCAGGCGGTGCGACGATGCCGCGAAACGGGGTAATGCCGAGCAGTCGCCCGCCGGCGAAATTCACCGATCGCATGTGAATGCCGGCATCAGCAATCCGGTTCCAGTGGTTGTTGTCGACCGTGGAATAGACTTCGCCGGAATGAGTCACCCCGAGCAACCGCTGGGAAACGGCGTCATAGCGGACTGAGGTCAGGTTCTGCGGCGGAGTTCCTACCAGCACGTGCTCCCAGTTGGCGCCGTCGTCCTTGCTGAAAAATACTCCCGCGTAGGCTGAAACCCACATGGCCGAGGGCGACATGGCAACGCTGGACACCGTGCCCACGAACGAAGGCAAGTTTACAGGCGTCCAAGCGACCCCGTGATTGTGTGAAACCGCAAGCGAGTTCGGCGTGGAAGCCACCACCTTTTCGCCATCCACGTCAACGGAGAAGAAGTTTCGCAGCTCACCGACGGGGCCACCGTGCCAGGAATGTCCCTGGTCATAGCTGGCAAAAACCCCTTCGCTGGTGGCCGCGTACCAGCGCTCGCCGGCAACCACGATACGCGCCACCCGGCCCTTCAGTTCTGCCCGCACGTATTCCTTGTGCGTGGCGTATTTTGCGTTCTTCAGCTTGGGACCGCGTGCGGGCGTGGAGATAATTTTTTCATTGACGATGAGATTAGTCGCGCGCCAACGTCCCGCCGGACGCTCGTAGATGTAGATACCCCGCTGCGTGCCCGCCAGCAAGTCGCCGTGCGAAGTCTGCGCGAGAGTGAAAATGTCGTGGCCGGAGAGGCCCGCGTTCATCTGCTGCCAGTGCGCGCCAGCATCGTGGCTGACGAAGACGCCGCCGAATTCCTTGTCGTTGATTACGCCCGCATAGAGCGTGGCCGGGTTGTTGCGGTCGGCCAGAACAGCGGACACCTGGCGGTGGGAGAAGCCGCGGTTGGAAGCGCGGACGCTCTGGGTGCCGTCTTCACTCGCCATTACGCCGCTGCGGTCGGTGGCCAGCAGGACGTGGGAGGGCTGACGCGGGTCAACATCCACGTCGTTGACGATCAGGTTCGGCGCGGTGGTGCGACGCCAAGTTTTGCCGCCGTCCAGCGTTCTCCATAAACCTTCGGTTGTGCCGGCATACACGATCGCCGAATTCGTTGGATCCTGACGCAGCACCCGGGTGCGTCGCGCCGAGAAAGGGATGCTCTGGATTTTGTGGAACAAATCGCCGGCATTGTCGCTCTTGTAAATTCCGGAGCAGGCGCTCAGGTAGACCGTAGCGGGGTTCTGCGGATCCACGATGATGGAGAAGACGTCGGAATCGTCGACGATTCCCTGTTTCATCGATTGCCACGTCGCACCGCCGTCAGTGGTCTTCCAGGGCAGATGCCAGGTACCGGCATAAATCACCTGCGGCGAGCGCGGATCGATGGCGATGGATTCGATGTTCTTGATCTCGGGGTGATTGGCGGGAGAGATGCGCTCCCAATTATTCCCGGCGTCGTTGCTACGAAAAACGCCATCCAGGGCGCCGGCGATCAGGGTGCGAGAGTCACCGGCGAAAACGGCGAAACTGCGCACCGACTTGCCGTGCATGCCAGGAAGCGGTTGCCAAGTGCTGCCTCCGTCGCGGGAACGGAAAATGTCTCCGCCGCTGTTTTCGATGCTCCAAGCCGCCACGTACACAGTATTCGGGTTGGCGGAGTCGACCACGATGTGGTCGAGCACGTAATCGTCGCTGCCGCCGAAATGCGCGAAGTGCGACCAGGTGGCGCCGGCATCGGTGGACAGGTACATTTCGCCGGCGCTGGTGCCCAGGAAAATGTGGCTGGGATCGTGCGGATCATGCGCCAGGCTGCGCACGTCGCCGCCTTCAGGCCCGATGGTAACCCAGCGCTGCTGGGAGTTTTGCCCCGCCGCAACCAGACTCACAACGAGCAGCAGCACGGCTAAGAAGCAGCGGCATATGCGCGCGGCGGTCATACCTGACTGTTCATTCGATGCGATGAAGTGGGTCGCGTTTTTCATGAGGGGAATAGTGCCGCGATTCCTGGCGACGCGCTATGGCGCAATAGTACCAACTCCGATGACCAAAGTAGCGGGACGAAAGGAAGGAGTTAGGAATCAGGAGTAACGGGTTGAGAGTTAGGTGGGGGTTGGGAGTTGGGAGTTAGGGGGCTGGGGGTTAGGAGCTAGGAGTCAGGAGTCGACGCTGACTCCTGACTCCTTCAGCCGACCTACTGCTTCGGAGGGGCGGGTCGCTTGCGCGCCGGCTTGGGGGCCGGAGCGTGCGGATACGCATTCACACCCGCCTTTATCTTGCTGGCGTCAAACGCTTGCGTGCCTTGGACGTCAGAGTTTGCTCCCGCGGGAACCAGATAAATTTCCGCCGTGCGACTGCCGGCACTGCCAGTGCGCAGATCAATGCGGCCGGGGTCGATTCCCTTTTCCTGCGTGAGGTATGCCTTGGTGTTGACGGCGCGTTGCTCGGCCAACTTCTGCCCGTTCTTCTCGGCGGGATCGAAGTTGCCCACAATGACGGCCCTGGCATCGGCTTCCCGTTGCAGGCGCAAGGCGACGTCGTCAAGGATGGCTTTGGCTTCATTGTCCACGCGCGCCGGCAGTTTCGGGTTCTTGAACTCGATCTGGTTCAACTTGCTGGTTGACGGCGGCGGCGGCGGAACCTCGACGCTCACGGTTGTGGTATTGCTGGCGCTGAGCCCGCGATCGTCGGTCGCGGTGCAGGTGACGGTGATTGGACCGGCAGGAGCGCCTGCGGTGTCCAGCGTGGCCTGTGCCCCGGTCGGAGAAAGGCGGCCGCCGGTGGCGGAGAAGTCATAGGTCAGCGTCCGGTTGTCGGGACTTTGGCCGGTCGCGGTAATGGCGGAAGGCGAACCCGCCTGCACCGTCGCCGGATTGGCGCTGCAGGAGACGGTGGGCGGATGCTTTGGCGGCTCCTGCACGGTGAAGTTCGAGCTGCAGGTGGCAGGCGCCATCTTCTTCGCCTTGGGGTCGGTCAAGGTGGCGTTGACGGTGTACTGTCCGGGAGCGAGGCCGGTGGTGTCGATGGCAACGTTGTTGTCCTTCGGGGTGGCCTTGCCGCCAGTGGATTTGAAATCGTAGGTGACGGTGTGGCCCTTCATCACATTACTGGCGGTGGCGGTCAAGGTGACAGGCTCGCCGGCCATCACCGAAGCCGGGTTAATCGAACAATTGGCAGCCAGCGGAGGCGCAGGCGCTTCGCCTCCGAAATTCAGGACAATGCCGCTGCGGATGCGCGCGCCGGCAAAGTCCGAGATCTTGGGCACCGTGGGTCCGAAGTTGTGGTGAGCCCAGACGTAATCTCCCTCGAGCAGACGGAAGGTAAAACGGCGCGTCACCGGGAGATCAATGCCGCCGCCGAGCGCGGCGCCGATCCGATTGTCTGTACCGAGATTCTCCACCGACAGCCGGTGCAGCCCGACGAGCGCATGGATGAAAGGTTCAAAGTGTTCCTGGCGGGCCTTGAAGCGCGGTCCCGCCATGATGGTGCTGATGTTGGCCACGTCGCCGTAATGAGCTTCGGCGTCAAGGCTGAAACCGAACACGCGGTTGAAATTCCATGTCGGCGTAATTCCGAAACCGGGTGTGATGGAGGGCAGCTTGAGGGCCCCGATCTGCCCGCCGGGATTCATCCAGGAATAGCCGGCGAAGATGTCGACCTTGGGAACGGGCTCGTCCTGTGCCGACATATTGCAAGAGAGGAGGAGGAAAAAGGCGGCGAGTAATGAACGGCCAAGAAAATTAATGCGAAGTGACATCCTGATCCTCCGGAATTGCCGGCACGGACTGCATAAGAATTGAAGTAGGTAGAAACGACGTTAAGCTCGCCGCCGCAGGGTGCAAGCTCATTTTTGAGTCGCGAGATTGTATCGCATCGCGCGATCAGGTCCAACCTCCCACGCAAGCCCTTAATGGGGCACCCTGGGGGCTGGGAGTTGGGAGTCAGGAATCGTCTTGTCTGGTTTTCATCGGCAATGACAAGACAAGTTACTGCCGGCCGGAAACCCGCATCTATAAAGGAGGTACTCGGGACCGGGCCGCGCAGACGCATCAAGTCACATTCCATCGCTGAACGGAGTGAAGTCCGCCGATCGCGGATTTTTGTTTCGGCCACGGTTGCCGAATGTGTGGCAAGCCTGAATAATGGAGTCAGACCCTTCTATGACCCAGGAAAAGGTACTCATCGTCGAGGATGAGGAAAACGAACGCACCGGTCTGGCCGAGCTGGTCTCGCTGTGGGGCTTCAGGTGCGAAACCGCGCGGGACGGCATGGAGGCGCTGGAAAAGCTGGATTCTTGGTCGCCTTCGATCGTGGTCACCGACCTGATGATGCCGCGGCTGGACGGGATGGAATTGCTGCGGCGGGTGGCCGAACTGCCGCAGGAGTGCAAGGTGATCGTGATGACTGCCCATGGCAGCGTGGACAGCGCGGTGGAAGCGATGAAGATAGGGGCCTACGATTACATCCAGAAAGGCGGCGACCCGACCCGGTTGCGCACCATTCTGCGGCACGCCGTCAGCCAGGGCGAAACCGAGCGCGAGTTGGAACTGACGCGGCGGACGCTGCGCGACAAGGGCGTCATGGGCCCGCTGGTCGGCACTTCGCGGAAAATGCAGGAGATTTTTCACCTGATCGAAATGGTGGCGCCGAGCACAGCGGCCGTGCTGATCACCGGCGAGAGCGGAACCGGAAAAGAGCTGGTCGCGCGGACCATCCACGACCTGAGCCCGCGCAAGGGCAAGCCATTTGTGGCCATCAACTGCGCCGCGATTCCGGAGACGCTGATTGAGAGCGAAGTGTTCGGCCACGAGAAGGGCGCATTCACGGGGGCGGTGGAACGCCGGGTGGGCTGCTTCGAACTGGCCGAGGGGGGCACGCTGCTGCTGGATGAGATTGGGGAAATGCCGGTCGGGACGCAGGCCAAGCTGCTGCGCGTGCTGGAAGACCGCAAGCTGCGCCGCCTGGGCAGCAAAATGGAAACCTCGGTGGACGTGCGCGTGCTCGCCGCCACCAATAAGATCCCGGAAGAAGCGGTGGCACAGGGCTACCTGCGCAACGACCTTTATTATCGGCTGAATGTGTTCAGTGTCGGCATGCCTCCGCTGCGCGATCACAAGGAAGACCTGCCGGAGTTGGTGACGACGCTGCTGGCGGAGATGAACGAGAAGCACGGGCGCAAGGTGCAGATGGTGAGCGACTCGGTGATGTCGGTGTTCCGTGCCTACGCCTGGCCGGGGAACGTGCGCGAACTGCGCAACACGCTGGAGCGCGCGGTGATCGTTTGCGACGGGGGCGTGGTCGAGACCAAGCACCTGCCGCCGGGATTCGGACAGGTGACGCCCCGCGCCCCGGTGCAGGAAGCCAACGCGGTGCGGCTCGGCGTCGGAACGACGGTGGGCGAAGCGGAAAAACTGCTGATCCTGAAAACGCTGGAAGCGACCAACAACAACAAGACGCGCGCCGCCGAAATTTTAGGGATCAGCCTAAAGACGCTGCACAACAAGCTCAAGGAATACGGAGGCAACCAGGTGGCCACCGCGGATGTGGGACAGTAAAAGGTTGCGGAAGGTTCGGCGGTTTCGGAGGTTTCGAAAATTTCAGAGGTTTGGCTAGAACGCGGACTGTTTTTCCGAAAACTCCAAACTCAGCGAGCTGACCGGCGACAGCAGACTTTTGGACAACCCGGCCCTCGACCAACGATCGTCGACCGCCGACTGACATGCGGCTCAAGCTCAAAACCAAACTGGTGATTGCCATCAGCGCCATGGTCGTGGCGCTGGTAGCGACGCTTTCCTATATCTACGTCGCGCAATTGCTGCGGCAGAGGGTGACGGAGGCGTACCAGAGCGCCGACTTCACCGCGCACCAGATCTACCACGGGGCGCGCGAGGCGCTGGAACTGGACCTGACCAACTCGCGCGTCGATGCCGACGACCCGGCGGCCGTGGAAGCTGCCATCGAAGACAGCCTGCAGACCGATCCCGGCCTTAATTCCCTGCTGCAATCGATTGTTGGCTACTCGCCGACGATTTACGACGCCGCCATCATCGACGCCACCGGGCGGGCGCTGCTGCACACCGACTCCGACGCGCAGGGCAAGCCGGTTTCGGTGCGACCCGATTTCTCCACGGTGGTGAAAGGCGGCTTCCGTCAGCAAATGCGAGTGGTCTTCGGCAAGCCCGAGGTTTACGAGGTACGGTTGCCGCTCAGCCGCGCGGGAAAACCGTTTGGACAAATCCGCGTCGGGCTCTCCACTGTCTTTCTTAAAAGCGAATTGCAGCCGCAGGTCACGCATGCGCTGGAATTTACCGCGCTCTCGATCCTGGTTTCGATGCTGCTGGCGGCGGCGCTCTCCAACTTCGCGTTGCGGCCGCTGGAGGCGATCGCACGGCGACTGGACCGAATGACGGCGGGGGAAATCGAGCCGGCGCCCGCCCTGCGCCCGGCGCGCCATGACGAATACGGCGTTGTCACCACCAAAATCGACCGCCTGGGCCAGCAGATGCGCGATGTGAAAGAGGTCTTCTCGGCGTTGAAAGAGAACCTCGACCAGATCATGGGCAACCTGCAAGACGGCCTGATGCTGTTCACGCAGGACGCGCGCGCGGTGCTGGTGAGCGCTTCAGCCGAACAGTTTGTCGGCCAGAAGCGCAGCAACATGCTGGGCTGCCACGTCTCCAACATTTTCACCCGCGACACGCGGCTGGGCCGCGCCGTTCTGGAGGCCTTCGAACAGCACCGCTCCCTCACCCAGCGCGAACTGGCCGGGGACAATGGGGGCCGGGTGCAGGTCTCGCTGGATTTCATCGAAGAAGGCGGACAAAAAATCGGAGCGCTGCTGACCATGCGCGATGCCGAGTCAGTGCGCCGGATCGAGGATGAGATCGAACTCTCGCGGCGGCTGGCGGCCATCGGCAGGCTCACCTCCGGGGTGGCGCATGAAGTGCGCAATCCGATCAATGCCATCATGGTGCACCTGGAGGTGCTGCGGGAGAAGATCAAGCAGATCGACCCGGAATCCAGGCGCCACATGGACGTAATCAGCAGCGAGATTCAGCGTCTGGACCGGGTGGTGCAAACGCTGGTCGATTTCACCAAGCCGGTGGAACTGCGGCTCAGCGACGCCGACCTGCGCCGCATCGTCGAAGACGTTTCCGTGCTGGCGGCGCCGGAGGCCTCGCGCCAGGGCGTCACCGTGAGGTGCGACCTGCCGCCGGACCCGCTTACCATCAAGGCGGATGCCGACCTGGTCAAGCAGGCGGTGCTCAATATCGCGCTCAACGGCATCCAGGCGATGCCGGGCGGCGGCGCGCTGCAACTGGTGGCGCGGCGCGATGACCACCTGATCGAGGTGGAGGTCCGCGACCAAGGGCCGGGAATTCCGCCCGAGATCAGGGACAAAATTTTCAATCTGTATTTCACGACCAAGAAAACGGGCAGCGGCATCGGACTGGCCATGAGCTACCGCGTCATGCAATTGCATAACGGGTCCATGGAATTCGAGTCGCAACCCGGACAAGGAACAACTTTCCATCTCCGCTTTCCGGCCGCCGAGCACGCCCGCTCAGCGTCTTCGGGGATGGGGGCCGACGCGCAACAAGTCACCGCGTCGTGATGAACTTGCGTCCGGAGCATCGAGGGATTTAGAACAACACAATGCGAATCGCGCGCGCCACGTTCGCCGGTGTTCTGCTTGCGTCGGTCCTCGTCCTGGGGGGATGCAAGAAGAAGAAGCCCGCGGTGCCGCCGCCGCAAGCGCAGGCGCCCACGATCACGCAGCCCCAGCCGGAGACGGCGCCGACGCCGCCTCCCGTCGCCGCCGAGCCCAATCGTCCAGAGCCGGAGGCACAGCCGGAAACCACCACCGCGCCGCCACCTCCAGCGCCGAAGCCGAAGCCCAAGCGCGCCCACGCCAAGCCGAAACCGCCGGTTCCCGCGCCGTCGCCGGAAAAACCGCCGGAGAAAACCGCGGAAAACAAGCCGAAAACCGTGGTTTCTGACGGCAGCACGCAACCGGCCACGCCAGGGCTTTCGCCCGCCATGACCAACGATCAGGCGATCCACCAGAAGCTGAACACCAACCAGCTGCTGGAAACCACCGATTACAACCTGAAGAACCTTACCCGGGCGCTCAGTTCGGGCGAACAATCGATGGTGCAGACCATCCGCAGCTACATGCAACAGTCCCGCCAGGCGAGCAAGGAAGGCGACAACGACCTTGCCTACCGCCTCGCCTTCAAAGCCCACCAACTCTCCGAGGAGCTGATAAAACGTTAGTCCCAAATTGACTGACCCGCATCCAACCCGCTAGAGTTCGGGTACTTGGGTGGAGGATGGCGTATGCGCAAAGGTCTTGTGGGCCTCCTCATTTCTGTCTGCTTTCTCCTGTCAACTTCAGCGTTCGCCGATGATCCGCATGCTGGCGACGATCCGCATGCCGGGCATCACCTCGGCATGGACAAGGTGGGGACTGTATTTTTTGACGTGAGCTGTACCGCTCCGGCGCGACGAGCGTTTCCGCATGCGGTCGCGCTGCTGCACTCCTTCGCCTACGAAGAAGCGCTCGCCGAGTTCACGGCCATTGCCACGCAAGATCCGAAGTGCGCCATGGCCTATTGGGGCCAGGCGATGACGTGGTGGCGTCCGCTGTGGTACTTGCCTGACGCCACAGCGCTGCAAAATGGGGCGGCGGCAATCAAGAAGGCTGCCGCACTGGAGGTTCCCACCGGACGCGAAAGAGGCTACATCGACGCGTTGCATGCCTTCTACACCGATTACGACAAGATTGACCACCGCGCGCGCGCCATGACGTACCGTGTCGCGATGGAGGGGCTGCACCGTTTGTTCCCGAAGGACAATGAGGTGGCGGCGTTTTACGCGCTGTCGCTGCTGGCCACCGCCTCTCCCACCGACAAGACGTTCCGGGACCAGCACGAGGCGGGAGCGATCCTGGAAAAGGTCTTTGCCGAGCAGCCGGACCATCCCGGCGCGGCGCACTACATCATCCACAGCTTCGACAATCCGGCGCTGGCCAAGGACGCGCTCCTGGCGGCGCGCAGTTACGCCCGCATCGCGCCCTCCGTTCCGCACGCGCTGCATATGCCTTCCCACATCTTCACGCGGCTGGGGCTGTGGAACGACTCCATCGCTTCCAACCTGGCCTCGGAAAAAGCGGCAAAAGATTTCCAACAAAGAAACCACATGGCGTCGAGCTGGGACCAGCAACTGCACGCCATGGACTATCTGATCTACGCCTACCTGCAACAAGGCCACGATCGCCAGGCGGAGGGCGTGCTGAAAGAACTGGGGGAGATCAAGGCGGTGCAGCCGACCCTGGTTTCTTTCTATGCCGAGGCGGCGATACCGGCGCGCTATGCGGTGGAACGCGGCGACTGGAAGACGGCTTTGTCGTTGCAGCCGGTCCCGTCGGGCACCCCGGAAACGCAAGCCATCACGCACTGGGCCCGAGCGATGGGCGCGGTTCACGCCGGGCAACTCGATGTCGCGCGCGCTGAAATCAAGCAACTGGAGGCGATTCGCGATCAATTGGCGGCGAACAAGCGCGGGTACGACTGGTCGGTGCAGGTGGAGGTGCAACGGCGCGAGGCGGCAGCGTGGCTGGCTCACGCGGAGAAAGATGATGGGGTTGCCGTGCCGCTCATGCGCTCCGCCGCCGAACTGGAAGACTCGACCGATAAACATCCGGTCACGCCGGGGCCGGTGCTGCCGGCGCGCGAACTGCTGGCCGACCTGCTGATGGAAGCGGGGAATCCGGGGCAGGCGTTCCAGGAATACGAAGCCGACCTCAAGGTCGCGCCGCACCGGTTTCGTGGCGTGCGCGGGGCAGCGCGGGCCGCCGAAGCCACCGGAAAACACGATGACGCGCTGCGCTACCAGCGCGAGTTGAGGGAGTTGATGGGTCCCGAGGCAAAAGTAG
This genomic interval from Terriglobales bacterium contains the following:
- a CDS encoding sigma-54 dependent transcriptional regulator; its protein translation is MISSMDVLNGAREIPGANLLNLLVVDDERAVREGCKEAAQTAGFNTFVADSAEHAYKVLDAQNVDIILLDLRLPGASGLEALRAAKLRRPNAIIIIITGYATVSSAVQAMKMGAFDYISKPFTLDELRVMLERAIDELKLTTEKRVLRERLRSKHGFGSIIGRSPEMEKLYRIIAKAAQSSHPVLILGESGTGKELVARCIHYSGPFHDKPFIPVDCGSLVPTLIESELFGYVRGAFTGAVRAKEGLLAIAQGGTVFLDEIGELPVDLQAKLLRSIQEKEIRPVGSTKPIGINVRILAASNRDLESAVADGTFRRDLYFRLNVLSLRIPPLRDRKQDIPLLAEHFLERLSRNTGAQRSLSEEALNVMMGYDWPGNVRELENCLERACALSSGPTIQTGDLPSPIQNANHPIPPEAAEAGKIVPIADLEKEAILRTIDQLKGDKLLAARMLGIGKTTLYRKLKEYASQD
- a CDS encoding ATP-binding protein, coding for MPRSISKSRAAILHPTGSEFLEAAANDCPHGLMVEQAGRVVYANPAYARLTGFSNSAAVLGKRVAGLSIANARAEKTANGAPEFSNTTMKFRRGRQWLCLHVVLDVTERKRLEHRLHESEKMEALGRLVGGVAHDFNNVLTAITLYSDLLMEQARGRREAEEIHLAAQRGTAIVRQLLTFARQQPLAPRVVSLHKIVASMRGMLEPLLGENIKLITHFDSASDTVRVDPAQLQQVILNLIMNARDAMPGGGEVRISTGSCTLQARPAQRQPGLRPGQYVTLTVVDTGCGMDENVRARIFEPFFTTKPAGQGVGLGMAMTYGIVTQSGGAVSVSSKPGAGTRITIHLPRHAATGTATEPSPASSADTPTGTETILLVEDDHAVCASMAHLLTGAGYHVLQARNGDQALRLARAHAGGFDLLITDVVMPGMSGYDVAQHVKNIHRETEVLFISGYAAQGRAAETGAQLLRKPFSRALLAEKVRQILDHRAAVPVTAGAPQAERELP
- a CDS encoding transcriptional regulator produces the protein MKNATHFIASNEQSGMTAARICRCFLAVLLLVVSLVAAGQNSQQRWVTIGPEGGDVRSLAHDPHDPSHIFLGTSAGEMYLSTDAGATWSHFAHFGGSDDYVLDHIVVDSANPNTVYVAAWSIENSGGDIFRSRDGGSTWQPLPGMHGKSVRSFAVFAGDSRTLIAGALDGVFRSNDAGNNWERISPANHPEIKNIESIAIDPRSPQVIYAGTWHLPWKTTDGGATWQSMKQGIVDDSDVFSIIVDPQNPATVYLSACSGIYKSDNAGDLFHKIQSIPFSARRTRVLRQDPTNSAIVYAGTTEGLWRTLDGGKTWRRTTAPNLIVNDVDVDPRQPSHVLLATDRSGVMASEDGTQSVRASNRGFSHRQVSAVLADRNNPATLYAGVINDKEFGGVFVSHDAGAHWQQMNAGLSGHDIFTLAQTSHGDLLAGTQRGIYIYERPAGRWRATNLIVNEKIISTPARGPKLKNAKYATHKEYVRAELKGRVARIVVAGERWYAATSEGVFASYDQGHSWHGGPVGELRNFFSVDVDGEKVVASTPNSLAVSHNHGVAWTPVNLPSFVGTVSSVAMSPSAMWVSAYAGVFFSKDDGANWEHVLVGTPPQNLTSVRYDAVSQRLLGVTHSGEVYSTVDNNHWNRIADAGIHMRSVNFAGGRLLGITPFRGIVAPPAGQEVRATGGGLQ